A genomic region of Porticoccaceae bacterium LTM1 contains the following coding sequences:
- the truB gene encoding tRNA pseudouridine(55) synthase TruB, producing the protein MGRRRRQRGRPVSGVFVLNKPTGMSSNDALQRVKYLMFADKAGHTGSLDPLATGVLPICLGEATKFSHFLLDSDKGYRSTFRFGLRTETGDSDGEVIEQKSASHLTREVVEKAIEPFRGDIEQVPSMYSALKHNGEPLYKLARQGITVEREARPCTIFEYDLLDFRPGEVAEADVFVHCTKGTYIRSLAEDLGEALGVGAHVSMLHRTQAGPFFEEDATSLEELERLREGKRGEDMDYLLKPTEAAVDDLPGFDVPEESVFYFKQGQPVMCPEAYREAEEGDIVRVFMENGPFLGVAEVLEDGRVAPRRLVVDA; encoded by the coding sequence GTGGGAAGACGTCGTCGTCAGCGCGGCCGTCCGGTCAGCGGTGTATTTGTGCTCAACAAGCCTACCGGCATGAGTTCCAACGATGCCCTGCAGCGGGTGAAATACCTGATGTTTGCCGACAAGGCGGGCCATACTGGTAGTCTCGACCCTCTGGCAACCGGGGTGTTGCCGATCTGTCTTGGCGAGGCCACCAAGTTTTCCCACTTTCTGCTGGACTCCGATAAAGGCTATCGCAGCACCTTTCGCTTTGGCCTGCGCACCGAAACCGGTGACAGCGATGGTGAGGTGATCGAGCAGAAAAGTGCCTCCCACCTCACTCGCGAGGTGGTGGAGAAAGCGATTGAGCCGTTTCGTGGCGACATCGAACAGGTGCCGTCCATGTATTCGGCACTCAAGCACAATGGCGAGCCGCTCTACAAGTTGGCCCGTCAGGGTATTACCGTAGAGCGAGAAGCGCGCCCCTGTACCATATTTGAATACGATCTGCTCGACTTCCGCCCTGGCGAAGTAGCTGAAGCGGACGTGTTTGTACACTGCACCAAGGGCACCTATATACGCAGCCTTGCCGAAGATCTCGGCGAAGCGCTGGGCGTTGGCGCCCATGTGTCGATGCTGCACCGCACTCAGGCGGGGCCGTTCTTTGAAGAAGACGCTACCTCGCTGGAGGAGCTGGAGCGGCTGCGCGAAGGCAAGCGCGGCGAGGATATGGACTACCTGCTCAAGCCCACTGAGGCCGCTGTAGACGACCTGCCGGGCTTTGATGTACCGGAAGAGTCGGTGTTCTACTTCAAGCAGGGTCAGCCGGTTATGTGCCCAGAGGCCTATCGCGAAGCCGAAGAAGGCGATATAGTGCGCGTCTTTATGGAAAACGGCCCGTTTTTGGGGGTCGCAGAAGTTCTTGAAGATGGCCGGGTTGCTCCCCGGCGTCTGGTGGTCGATGCCTGA
- the rpsO gene encoding 30S ribosomal protein S15, translated as MALSAQEKAAIVAEHGKGEGDTGSPEVQVALLTANINKLQGHFGDHKKDHHSRRGLIRMVNQRRKLLDYLKSKDVHRYAALIQKLGLRR; from the coding sequence ATGGCACTGAGTGCACAGGAAAAAGCAGCAATCGTTGCTGAACACGGCAAAGGCGAAGGCGACACTGGTTCTCCGGAAGTTCAGGTTGCCCTGCTGACTGCTAACATCAACAAGCTGCAAGGTCACTTCGGTGATCACAAAAAAGATCACCACTCTCGTCGTGGTCTGATCCGCATGGTAAACCAGCGTCGTAAGCTGCTGGACTACCTGAAGAGCAAAGACGTTCATCGTTACGCTGCGCTGATTCAAAAACTCGGCCTGCGTCGCTAA
- the pnp gene encoding polyribonucleotide nucleotidyltransferase encodes MTPTIKSFQYGKHTITLETGRVARQATGAVICSMDDTAVLCTVVGAKQAKPGQDFFPLTVNYQEKAYAAGKIPGGFFKREGRPSEKETLTSRLIDRPIRPLFPEGFKNEVQVVCTVISANKNIDPDIPAMIGASAALAISGIPFNGPIGAARVGYSEAEGYLLNPTYSELKESLLDMAVAGTKDAVLMVESEAKELPEDLMLGAVLYAHQEMQAVVQVIEQLAAEVGKPRWEWEAAQVNAELKAALKEKVGVDLTAAYTITDKQQRVTRINELRDAAVEALASDEEGGVAAESVTDYFKKLEKEIVRGRIIAGEPRIDGRDSKTVRAIDVEVGLLPNVHGTALFTRGETQAIATATLGAIRDAQIIDALEGERKDPFMLHYNFPPYSVGECGRMGSAGRREIGHGRLARRGIAAVLPSVEEFPYTLRVVSEITESNGSSSMASVCGASLALMDAGVPLKAPVAGIAMGLVKEDSGFAVLTDILGDEDHLGDMDFKVAGTAKGVTALQMDIKIEGITEEIMDIALEQALHARLHILGEMNKVISVGRDAVAESAPRFHTMKIDPDKIRDVIGKGGATIRSITEETGASIDIEDDGSIRIYAADKQDLDKAINRIEEITAEAEIGKIYDGVVARVVDFGAFVTFMPGTDGLVHISQIAQERVAQVSDYLQEGQQVRVKVLDVDARGRIKLSIKEAQAEEGGAAEQPAAETEAPQGE; translated from the coding sequence ATGACTCCTACTATTAAATCGTTTCAGTATGGTAAGCACACCATTACTTTGGAAACCGGTCGCGTAGCCCGTCAGGCTACCGGTGCGGTGATCTGTTCTATGGACGACACTGCGGTACTTTGTACTGTTGTGGGTGCCAAGCAAGCCAAGCCCGGTCAGGACTTCTTCCCGCTGACCGTGAACTACCAGGAAAAGGCATACGCCGCTGGTAAAATTCCGGGCGGATTCTTCAAGCGTGAAGGTCGTCCTTCCGAGAAAGAGACCCTGACTTCTCGCCTGATCGACCGTCCGATTCGCCCGCTGTTCCCGGAAGGCTTCAAAAACGAAGTACAGGTTGTTTGTACCGTTATCTCTGCCAACAAAAACATAGACCCGGACATTCCGGCCATGATCGGCGCCTCTGCTGCGCTGGCGATCTCCGGCATTCCGTTCAACGGCCCGATCGGTGCCGCACGTGTTGGTTATAGCGAAGCAGAAGGCTACCTGTTGAACCCGACCTACAGCGAGCTGAAAGAGTCGCTGCTGGACATGGCCGTTGCCGGTACCAAAGACGCTGTTCTGATGGTTGAATCCGAAGCTAAAGAGCTGCCGGAAGACCTGATGCTGGGCGCTGTTCTGTACGCCCACCAGGAGATGCAAGCGGTTGTTCAGGTAATCGAACAACTGGCTGCCGAAGTTGGCAAGCCTCGCTGGGAGTGGGAAGCTGCACAGGTCAATGCCGAGCTGAAAGCAGCCCTGAAAGAGAAAGTAGGTGTCGACCTGACTGCCGCCTACACCATTACTGACAAGCAACAGCGCGTTACTCGCATCAACGAACTGCGCGACGCAGCCGTTGAGGCGCTGGCTTCTGACGAAGAAGGTGGCGTTGCCGCTGAGTCTGTAACCGACTACTTCAAGAAGCTGGAAAAAGAGATTGTTCGTGGCCGCATCATCGCTGGTGAGCCGCGCATCGATGGCCGCGACAGTAAGACGGTTCGTGCTATCGACGTAGAAGTTGGTCTGCTGCCAAATGTACACGGCACCGCCCTGTTCACCCGTGGTGAAACCCAGGCTATCGCTACCGCTACTCTGGGTGCGATTCGCGATGCACAGATCATCGACGCCCTGGAAGGCGAGCGTAAAGATCCGTTCATGCTGCACTACAACTTCCCTCCTTACTCGGTAGGTGAGTGTGGTCGTATGGGCTCTGCCGGTCGCCGCGAAATCGGTCACGGTCGTCTGGCTCGTCGCGGTATCGCGGCGGTACTGCCATCCGTTGAAGAATTCCCGTACACCCTGCGTGTGGTTTCTGAAATCACTGAATCCAACGGCTCCAGCTCCATGGCTTCCGTGTGTGGCGCTTCTCTTGCACTGATGGACGCCGGTGTTCCGCTGAAAGCGCCGGTTGCCGGTATCGCTATGGGTCTGGTGAAAGAAGATAGCGGCTTTGCCGTTCTCACCGACATCCTGGGTGACGAAGATCACCTCGGCGACATGGACTTTAAAGTAGCCGGTACCGCCAAAGGTGTTACTGCACTGCAGATGGACATCAAGATCGAAGGTATCACCGAAGAGATCATGGACATCGCTCTGGAGCAGGCTCTGCACGCTCGTCTGCACATCCTCGGCGAAATGAACAAGGTTATCTCTGTTGGTCGCGATGCCGTTGCTGAAAGCGCACCGCGCTTCCACACCATGAAGATCGATCCGGACAAGATCCGTGACGTGATCGGTAAAGGTGGCGCCACCATTCGCAGCATCACCGAAGAGACCGGTGCCTCCATCGACATCGAAGACGATGGCAGCATCCGCATCTACGCTGCAGACAAACAAGATCTGGACAAAGCAATTAACCGTATCGAAGAGATCACTGCCGAAGCTGAAATTGGCAAAATCTACGACGGTGTAGTTGCCCGTGTTGTGGACTTTGGGGCTTTCGTAACCTTTATGCCGGGTACTGACGGTCTGGTTCACATCTCCCAGATCGCGCAGGAGCGCGTTGCCCAAGTCAGCGACTACCTGCAGGAAGGCCAGCAAGTACGCGTTAAAGTACTGGACGTAGACGCTCGCGGCCGCATCAAGCTCTCCATCAAAGAGGCGCAAGCCGAAGAAGGTGGTGCAGCAGAGCAGCCAGCTGCTGAAACTGAGGCACCTCAGGGCGAGTAA
- the rbfA gene encoding 30S ribosome-binding factor RbfA — MSDYSRTQRISDALQRELAVLIRDEIRDPRVGMVNVTGAEVSRDLSNAKVFVTFVGHDTEEQSHKAAEVLNGAAGFLRSLVAKSMELRSTPKLRFIYDKSVRHGQHLEALIEKAVFDDAEKRHVSDDDLSERDGPESDGK, encoded by the coding sequence ATGAGTGATTACAGCCGTACCCAACGTATCTCGGATGCCCTGCAGCGTGAGCTGGCAGTTCTCATTCGTGATGAAATCCGCGACCCTCGGGTCGGCATGGTTAACGTAACCGGTGCCGAAGTCAGTCGCGACCTCTCAAATGCCAAGGTGTTTGTTACCTTCGTCGGTCATGACACCGAAGAGCAGTCCCACAAAGCCGCTGAGGTACTCAACGGTGCAGCGGGCTTTCTGCGCTCTCTGGTAGCCAAGTCAATGGAGCTTCGCAGCACCCCTAAGCTGCGCTTTATCTATGACAAGAGTGTTCGCCACGGTCAGCATTTGGAAGCCCTGATTGAAAAAGCGGTGTTTGACGACGCTGAGAAACGTCACGTCAGCGACGACGATCTGTCCGAGCGCGACGGACCAGAGAGTGACGGGAAGTAA